A genomic stretch from Sphingomonas faeni includes:
- a CDS encoding TonB-dependent receptor, which produces MKSNLSTRVRGRVLAHALLTGCALIPLTVASAHARPDAATPVGAPRAPGAITGTVSQAGSGDYLDGASVSIPALELSTVVDRTGRFSLVGVPAGTHELVIRYVGFPDARRTVTVADAAVTLDVAMTTATGATAGEGDEIVVSGSRPIAESEAAALQIQRTSPSLVSVIASDSIGRLPDQNVAQAVSRLPGVGVQRDQGQARYITLRGAPINWTTLSIDGINVVSPEGRDARFDSIPSAIASQIVVRKAVTPDMTGETIAGNVDIITRSAFDYPGMKVQAKGGLGYVELGKKTEYEGSLVVSDRIDTGIGEFGIVSSASLYRRGMVTDNFETDFEAVKEDKRPGYQTRNWARETENKLYRLTRKNYSLSTRLDWRPAPGHKLFAETIYSAFADDEQRNNYIFDLDDQQSRAPTGSAACTVNARPASGTTGYADVCTGNTPLLGTVYGVDLNANFTVRKYKQSVFTNTVGGDHELGEWKVAWRGNFTRSIDDRTQPAQLNYESPSFANATNRLTVGYDLTDPQLAKVQLFRTIRNADGTFSRGAQVTAIEDFPTSLTRLRSLKAQDVTEAYTAKLDISREASLFGAQTVFTAGVRYDDRTKTANENLLDINSAAQFAAAGISTNYSAIAKPGGFQGEIPLGYTFQYFDRDKVLGLVDQARSVASYQPVDANFYEVGERVYSAYAMATTTTNWGSIVGGARVEHIRNDARAFSIDAATSVATPVEAKSSQTLVYPSLHLNWDVNDRMKARLSFNTGAARPDYDQLRPNLTYNDANLTVSGGNPDAKPEKAKGIDAYVEYYTMPRGFLSIGAYYKDVTNVLFDSVQTFGSNILNSGGSDRSQYQFSTVLNGGKGYIMGIEGAIQQQLDPFTADLGLPDWMGGFGIQLNATINKSRADTPGTGDIPSRKVPLPGASDAIYNLIGYYEKYGFSARVSYQNRSAWLDAIGSVADVGGVVRGVDGGDFYWAKDNELDASVRYAINGNFEIYADFANLLNGPGRRYVGTPAYTIEHETFGRRYTGGVRVTF; this is translated from the coding sequence ATGAAATCGAACCTGTCGACCCGCGTTCGCGGTCGCGTCCTTGCGCATGCGCTGCTCACCGGCTGCGCGCTGATCCCGCTTACCGTTGCGAGCGCCCATGCGCGTCCCGACGCTGCAACGCCGGTCGGCGCGCCGCGCGCACCCGGCGCGATCACCGGCACCGTGTCCCAGGCGGGCAGCGGGGACTATCTCGATGGCGCATCGGTCTCGATCCCCGCGCTCGAACTGTCGACCGTGGTCGATCGTACCGGGCGGTTCTCGCTGGTAGGCGTCCCTGCGGGTACGCACGAACTCGTGATCCGTTATGTCGGTTTTCCCGACGCGCGCCGGACGGTGACCGTTGCCGATGCCGCCGTGACGCTCGACGTGGCGATGACGACCGCCACGGGCGCGACCGCGGGCGAGGGTGACGAGATCGTCGTCTCGGGCTCGCGCCCGATCGCGGAATCCGAAGCCGCCGCACTCCAGATCCAGCGCACCAGCCCGTCGCTCGTCTCGGTCATCGCTTCGGATTCGATCGGTCGCCTGCCCGATCAGAACGTCGCGCAGGCGGTCAGCCGCCTCCCCGGCGTCGGCGTCCAGCGCGACCAGGGCCAGGCGCGCTACATCACGCTGCGCGGCGCCCCGATCAACTGGACCACGCTGTCGATCGACGGCATCAACGTCGTCAGCCCCGAAGGTCGCGACGCCCGGTTCGACTCGATCCCGTCGGCGATCGCCTCGCAGATCGTCGTGCGGAAAGCCGTCACCCCCGACATGACCGGCGAGACGATCGCCGGTAATGTCGACATCATCACCCGCTCCGCATTCGACTATCCCGGCATGAAGGTGCAGGCCAAGGGTGGCCTCGGCTATGTCGAACTCGGCAAGAAGACCGAATATGAGGGCTCGCTCGTCGTCTCCGACCGGATCGACACCGGGATCGGCGAGTTCGGCATCGTCTCGTCCGCCAGCCTGTACCGCCGCGGCATGGTCACCGACAATTTCGAGACCGATTTCGAGGCGGTCAAGGAAGACAAGCGCCCCGGCTATCAGACGCGCAACTGGGCGCGCGAGACCGAGAACAAGCTGTATCGCCTGACGCGGAAGAACTATTCGCTGTCGACCCGGCTCGACTGGCGCCCGGCGCCCGGCCACAAGCTGTTCGCGGAGACGATCTACTCGGCGTTCGCGGACGACGAGCAGCGTAACAACTACATCTTCGATCTCGACGATCAGCAGTCGCGTGCGCCGACCGGCAGCGCCGCCTGCACCGTCAACGCACGGCCAGCGTCAGGCACGACCGGCTATGCCGACGTCTGCACCGGCAACACGCCGTTGCTAGGCACGGTCTACGGCGTCGATCTCAACGCGAACTTCACGGTGCGCAAATACAAGCAGTCGGTGTTCACCAACACGGTCGGCGGCGATCACGAACTCGGCGAGTGGAAGGTCGCATGGCGCGGCAACTTCACGCGCTCGATCGACGACCGTACCCAACCGGCGCAGCTGAACTACGAGAGCCCGAGCTTCGCGAACGCCACCAACCGGCTGACCGTCGGCTATGACCTGACCGACCCGCAGCTTGCCAAGGTCCAGCTGTTCCGCACGATCCGCAACGCCGACGGTACGTTCTCGCGCGGTGCACAGGTGACCGCGATCGAGGATTTTCCGACGTCGCTGACCCGCCTCCGCTCGCTGAAGGCGCAGGACGTGACCGAGGCCTACACCGCGAAGCTCGACATCAGCCGCGAGGCGTCGCTGTTCGGCGCGCAGACGGTGTTCACCGCCGGCGTCCGCTATGACGACCGCACCAAGACCGCGAACGAGAACCTGCTCGACATCAACAGCGCGGCGCAGTTCGCCGCCGCGGGGATCTCCACCAACTATTCCGCGATCGCCAAACCCGGCGGGTTCCAGGGCGAAATCCCGCTCGGCTATACCTTCCAGTATTTCGACCGCGACAAGGTGCTCGGGCTGGTCGATCAGGCCAGGAGCGTCGCCAGCTACCAGCCGGTCGACGCCAATTTCTACGAGGTCGGCGAGCGGGTCTATTCGGCCTATGCGATGGCCACCACGACGACCAACTGGGGCAGCATCGTCGGCGGTGCCCGGGTCGAGCATATCCGCAACGACGCGCGCGCCTTCTCGATCGACGCGGCGACCAGCGTGGCGACGCCGGTCGAGGCGAAATCGAGCCAGACGCTCGTCTATCCGAGCCTCCACCTCAACTGGGACGTCAACGACCGGATGAAGGCGCGTCTGTCGTTCAACACTGGCGCCGCACGGCCCGATTACGATCAGCTTCGTCCGAACCTGACGTACAACGACGCCAACCTGACCGTGTCCGGCGGCAACCCCGACGCGAAACCCGAAAAGGCCAAGGGCATCGACGCCTATGTCGAATATTACACGATGCCGCGCGGCTTCCTGTCGATCGGCGCCTATTACAAGGACGTCACCAACGTCTTGTTCGACTCGGTGCAGACCTTCGGCAGTAATATCCTCAACAGCGGCGGCAGCGATCGTTCGCAATATCAGTTCTCGACCGTCCTGAACGGCGGCAAGGGCTATATCATGGGTATCGAGGGCGCGATCCAGCAGCAGCTCGACCCGTTTACCGCCGATCTCGGCCTGCCGGACTGGATGGGTGGCTTCGGCATCCAGCTCAACGCGACGATCAACAAGAGCCGCGCGGACACGCCCGGCACGGGCGATATCCCGTCGCGGAAGGTGCCGCTGCCCGGTGCATCCGACGCGATCTACAATCTGATCGGCTATTACGAAAAATACGGCTTCTCGGCCCGCGTCTCATACCAGAACCGCTCGGCATGGCTCGACGCGATCGGTTCGGTCGCGGACGTCGGCGGCGTCGTCCGCGGTGTCGACGGCGGCGATTTCTATTGGGCCAAGGACAATGAACTTGACGCATCGGTCCGCTACGCGATCAACGGGAATTTCGAGATCTATGCCGATTTCGCCAATCTCCTGAACGGTCCGGGCCGTCGTTATGTCGGCACGCCGGCCTACACGATCGAGCATGAGACGTTCGGCCGGCGTTACACCGGCGGCGTGCGGGTAACGTTCTGA
- a CDS encoding phytase has product MRILSLAALLLAGCATTSAPTEVVAPMVAAAAETDPVDTAADAADDPAIWRNAADPAKSLVIGTDKKAGIHVYSLAGKRLSFTPAARLNNVDLRDLGGRVIAAASDRADVSTAHVSLFTLNTAAAKLVPLGRFPVGAGEAYGMCLWTRASDKALFGFVVLKDGRIDQVAIDLSGTSPKVTTVRSMKLGTQSEGCVVDDRTGQLYVAEEDVGLWRFDADPSAPSIATPIAKVDGKTLVADAEGLALAPSGKSGGYLVVSSQGDNAYTLYRLPGVTYAGRFRIGSGTIDGTSDTDGIDLMLGDFGPAYPHGLLVAQDGDNAPATQNFKYVSWDAVRKALRLR; this is encoded by the coding sequence ATGCGGATACTTTCGTTGGCCGCGCTGCTACTCGCGGGCTGCGCGACGACCTCGGCACCGACCGAAGTCGTGGCACCGATGGTCGCTGCGGCCGCGGAGACCGATCCGGTCGACACCGCCGCCGATGCCGCCGACGACCCCGCGATCTGGCGCAACGCTGCCGATCCGGCAAAGAGCCTCGTCATCGGCACCGACAAAAAGGCCGGCATCCATGTCTACAGCCTGGCTGGCAAGCGACTGAGCTTCACGCCCGCCGCCCGCCTCAACAATGTCGACCTGCGCGATCTCGGCGGGCGGGTGATCGCCGCCGCCAGCGACCGCGCCGATGTGTCTACCGCGCATGTGTCGCTGTTCACGCTCAATACGGCGGCGGCAAAGCTTGTGCCGCTCGGTCGCTTCCCGGTCGGCGCGGGCGAGGCGTACGGCATGTGCCTCTGGACCCGTGCCAGCGACAAGGCGCTGTTCGGCTTCGTCGTGCTGAAGGATGGCCGCATCGATCAGGTGGCGATCGATCTGTCCGGGACATCGCCAAAGGTCACGACGGTCCGCTCGATGAAGCTCGGCACCCAGTCCGAAGGCTGCGTCGTCGACGATCGCACCGGGCAACTCTACGTCGCGGAAGAAGATGTCGGCCTCTGGCGCTTCGACGCCGATCCGTCCGCACCGTCGATCGCAACCCCGATCGCCAAGGTCGACGGCAAGACGCTGGTCGCCGACGCGGAGGGCCTCGCGCTTGCGCCCTCCGGCAAGAGCGGCGGCTATCTCGTCGTGTCGAGCCAGGGCGACAACGCCTACACGCTCTACCGTCTGCCGGGCGTCACCTATGCCGGCCGCTTCCGCATCGGAAGCGGCACGATCGACGGGACCAGCGATACCGACGGCATCGACCTGATGCTCGGCGATTTCGGTCCGGCCTATCCACATGGGTTGCTGGTAGCGCAGGACGGCGACAACGCCCCCGCCACGCAGAACTTCAAATATGTCAGCTGGGACGCGGTCCGAAAGGCGCTTCGGTTGCGATAG
- a CDS encoding ABC1 kinase family protein, whose translation MTEDSGNSAGRAIPSGRLARLGVFGKLAGGVAGGVVAEAARRLASGERPRIGDLLLTPANATRVADQLSHLRGAAMKLGQMISMDAGDMLPPELATILARLRNNAHHMPPQQLDRVLAAEWGKDWRRRFAHFQAHPVAAASIGQVHRARLPDGTELAIKVQYPGVKESIDADVDNVATLLRVSGMLPKSLNIAPLLDEAKKQLHEEADYLREAQMLARYGELLADQPQFVVPALHSDLTTPRVLAMSFVTGVPVETLETGPQDVRDRVMHDLISLVLRELFDWRLMQTDPNFANYRWQPETEKLVLLDFGAARPLPAETGEGYRRLLTAALAGDRDAVREAAIAAGFLGEAAVLQHRALVDRMIDVILAELAKPGPFDFGDRAFVGVLREQGTEIARDRDTWHLPPIDTLFVQRKISGTALLAARLKAQVDVRAMVAAYCVDDRS comes from the coding sequence GTGACCGAAGACAGCGGCAACAGCGCCGGACGTGCGATCCCGAGCGGCCGCCTCGCCCGCCTTGGCGTCTTCGGCAAACTCGCGGGCGGGGTCGCCGGCGGGGTCGTTGCCGAGGCAGCGCGCCGGCTTGCCAGCGGCGAACGCCCCAGGATCGGTGACCTCCTCCTCACCCCCGCCAACGCCACCCGCGTCGCAGACCAGCTCTCCCACCTGCGCGGCGCGGCCATGAAGCTGGGACAAATGATCTCCATGGATGCCGGCGACATGCTCCCGCCCGAGCTTGCGACTATTCTCGCACGGCTGCGCAACAACGCGCACCACATGCCGCCGCAGCAGCTCGACCGCGTGCTCGCCGCCGAATGGGGCAAGGACTGGCGTCGCCGCTTCGCGCATTTCCAGGCACACCCGGTCGCTGCCGCTTCGATCGGCCAGGTTCACCGTGCCCGCCTGCCCGACGGCACCGAGCTGGCGATCAAGGTCCAGTATCCCGGCGTGAAGGAGAGCATTGACGCAGATGTCGACAACGTCGCGACGCTGCTCCGCGTGTCGGGGATGCTGCCCAAGTCGCTCAATATCGCGCCGCTGCTCGACGAGGCGAAGAAGCAGCTTCACGAGGAAGCCGATTACCTCCGCGAGGCGCAGATGCTCGCGCGCTACGGCGAATTGCTCGCCGATCAGCCGCAGTTCGTTGTCCCCGCTCTCCATTCCGATCTCACCACGCCGCGCGTCCTCGCGATGAGCTTCGTCACCGGCGTACCGGTCGAAACGCTGGAGACCGGGCCGCAGGATGTCCGTGACCGCGTGATGCACGACCTGATCTCGCTCGTGCTGCGCGAACTGTTCGACTGGCGGCTGATGCAGACCGACCCGAACTTCGCCAATTATCGCTGGCAGCCCGAGACCGAGAAGCTGGTCCTGCTCGATTTCGGCGCCGCCCGCCCCCTCCCGGCCGAAACCGGCGAAGGGTATCGTCGCCTGCTCACCGCGGCGCTGGCGGGCGACCGCGACGCGGTGCGCGAGGCCGCCATCGCTGCCGGGTTCCTCGGCGAAGCGGCGGTGCTGCAACACCGCGCGCTGGTCGACCGGATGATCGACGTGATCCTTGCAGAACTCGCCAAGCCGGGTCCGTTCGACTTCGGCGACCGCGCGTTCGTCGGGGTCCTGCGCGAACAGGGCACCGAGATCGCGCGCGACCGCGATACGTGGCACCTGCCACCGATCGACACGCTGTTCGTCCAACGCAAGATCAGCGGCACCGCGCTGCTCGCCGCGCGGTTGAAGGCGCAGGTCGACGTCCGCGCGATGGTCGCCGCCTATTGCGTGGACGATCGATCTTGA
- the glnA gene encoding type I glutamate--ammonia ligase, protein MANSASDVLNMIKDQEIEWVDLRFTDPKGKWQHLTMVASLIGEDELTDGLMFDGSSIEGWKAINESDMTLKPDLDAVYVDPFSATPMMILICDIADPSTGELYARDPRSTAKRAEAYLLTTGVGDTVYVGPEAEFFMFDDVRFENSYSTSYYKIDDIELPGNSGREYEGGNLGHRPRAKGGYFPVAPVDSAVDIRGEMVSTMIEMGLPCDKHHHEVAAAQHELGLTFGTLTQTADRMQIYKYVVHQVAHAYGKTATFMPKPIKEDNGSGMHTHFSIWEGKTPLFAGNGYAGLSDMCLYFIGGIIKHAKAVNAFTNPSTNSYKRLVPGYEAPVLLAYSARNRSASCRIPYGTGPKAKRVEVRFPDALANPYLAYAALMMAGMDGILNKIHPGEAMDKNLYDLPPAELAQVPTVAGSLREALDCLLADHDFLLKGDVFSKDQIESYVEIKHAEVARWEMTPSPVEYDMYYSG, encoded by the coding sequence ATGGCGAATTCGGCCTCCGACGTTCTCAATATGATCAAGGACCAGGAGATCGAGTGGGTCGATCTGCGGTTCACCGATCCCAAGGGCAAGTGGCAGCATCTGACGATGGTCGCGAGCCTGATCGGCGAAGACGAGCTGACCGACGGCCTGATGTTCGACGGTTCGTCGATCGAGGGCTGGAAGGCGATCAACGAGAGCGACATGACGCTCAAGCCCGATCTCGACGCGGTCTATGTCGATCCGTTCTCGGCCACGCCGATGATGATCCTGATCTGTGACATCGCCGATCCGTCGACCGGTGAGCTGTACGCACGCGATCCGCGCTCGACCGCCAAGCGCGCCGAGGCGTATCTGCTGACCACCGGTGTCGGCGACACCGTGTATGTCGGCCCCGAAGCCGAATTCTTCATGTTCGACGACGTCCGCTTCGAGAACAGCTATTCGACGAGCTATTACAAGATCGACGACATCGAGCTCCCGGGCAATTCGGGGCGCGAATATGAGGGCGGCAATCTCGGTCACCGTCCGCGTGCCAAGGGTGGGTATTTCCCGGTCGCACCGGTCGACTCGGCCGTCGACATTCGCGGCGAGATGGTCTCGACGATGATCGAGATGGGCCTGCCTTGCGACAAGCATCACCACGAAGTCGCAGCCGCACAGCATGAGCTGGGCCTGACGTTCGGCACGCTGACGCAGACCGCGGATCGCATGCAGATCTACAAGTACGTCGTCCATCAGGTCGCCCATGCGTACGGCAAGACCGCAACGTTCATGCCGAAGCCGATCAAGGAGGACAACGGCTCGGGGATGCACACGCATTTCTCGATCTGGGAAGGCAAGACCCCGCTGTTCGCCGGCAACGGCTATGCGGGCCTGAGCGACATGTGCCTGTATTTCATCGGCGGCATCATCAAGCATGCCAAGGCGGTCAACGCGTTCACCAACCCGTCGACCAACAGCTACAAGCGCCTCGTCCCCGGTTACGAGGCACCGGTTCTGCTCGCTTACTCGGCGCGCAACCGCTCGGCATCGTGCCGTATTCCGTACGGCACGGGCCCCAAGGCCAAGCGCGTCGAAGTGCGCTTCCCGGACGCGCTGGCCAACCCTTATCTTGCCTATGCAGCGCTGATGATGGCCGGCATGGACGGTATCCTGAACAAGATCCATCCGGGCGAGGCGATGGACAAGAACCTGTACGACCTGCCCCCGGCAGAGCTCGCACAGGTCCCGACCGTCGCGGGCTCGCTCCGCGAGGCGCTCGACTGCCTGCTGGCCGATCATGACTTCCTGCTGAAGGGCGACGTGTTCTCGAAGGACCAAATCGAAAGCTATGTCGAGATCAAGCACGCCGAGGTAGCGCGCTGGGAGATGACGCCGAGCCCAGTCGAGTATGACATGTACTACAGCGGCTGA
- a CDS encoding P-II family nitrogen regulator: MKKIEAIIKPFKLDEVKEALHEIGVSGITVTEAKGFGRQKGHTELYRGAEYVVDFLPKVKLEVVVEDGLAQRVVEAIAAAAQTGRIGDGKIFVIPVESALRIRTGERDDDAI, encoded by the coding sequence GTGAAAAAGATCGAAGCCATCATCAAGCCGTTCAAGCTGGATGAGGTCAAGGAAGCGCTGCACGAGATCGGCGTGAGCGGCATCACGGTGACCGAGGCCAAGGGCTTCGGCCGGCAGAAGGGCCATACCGAACTGTACCGCGGCGCCGAATACGTCGTCGACTTCCTGCCGAAGGTGAAGCTCGAGGTCGTCGTCGAGGACGGGCTCGCGCAGCGCGTCGTCGAGGCGATCGCCGCGGCCGCGCAGACCGGCCGGATCGGCGACGGCAAGATCTTCGTCATCCCCGTCGAGAGCGCACTTCGCATCCGCACCGGCGAGCGCGACGACGACGCAATCTAG
- a CDS encoding arsenate reductase family protein — MKATIYHNPRCSKSREALALLQEVGADVTIVEYLKNPPSRSELVRLYDRAGMTPRQGLRMAEDGAKAVKHGDAEAILDAMMIDPLLIERPLVETDKGVRLGRPIAWLHEIL, encoded by the coding sequence GTGAAGGCGACGATCTACCACAACCCGCGTTGCTCCAAGTCCCGCGAGGCGCTCGCCTTGCTGCAAGAGGTGGGGGCGGACGTCACGATCGTCGAATATCTGAAGAACCCGCCGTCCCGGTCCGAGCTGGTCCGCCTTTACGACCGCGCGGGCATGACACCGCGCCAGGGTCTCCGCATGGCCGAGGATGGGGCGAAGGCGGTCAAGCACGGTGACGCCGAGGCTATCCTCGATGCGATGATGATCGACCCGCTGCTGATCGAACGCCCGCTGGTCGAGACCGACAAGGGCGTCCGGCTCGGCCGCCCGATCGCATGGCTGCACGAGATCCTGTGA